A portion of the Flavobacteriales bacterium genome contains these proteins:
- a CDS encoding glycogen/starch synthase: MSKKRILYVSQSIFPYTPSNMMSETARHLPQAMNESGYEVRMFMPRFGTINERRHQLHEVIRLSGINLIVNDLDQPLIIKVASIPQARMQVYFIDNEDYFKRKQNLEDANGNAFEDNDERMLFFSRGVLETVKKLGWAPDIIHCSGWMTSMLPMYLKENFKDDPIFKNTQIVFSDLEDGFDGSLNNKLKNKVLFDGVSEASAAGIEEPTFENLQKKGIDFADAFIKTKSTDAALTDYANEKGLYVADHVEKDAFKEFYKEFYESMLEKIC; encoded by the coding sequence ATGTCCAAAAAAAGAATCTTATACGTTTCGCAATCAATTTTCCCATACACGCCATCTAATATGATGTCTGAAACAGCGAGACACTTACCTCAAGCAATGAATGAATCAGGTTATGAAGTGAGAATGTTTATGCCTCGTTTTGGGACTATTAATGAAAGAAGACACCAATTACACGAAGTAATAAGATTATCAGGAATTAACTTAATAGTAAATGATCTTGATCAGCCACTTATTATAAAAGTTGCTTCTATTCCTCAAGCAAGAATGCAAGTGTATTTTATTGATAATGAGGATTATTTTAAGAGAAAGCAAAATCTTGAAGACGCAAATGGAAATGCATTTGAAGATAATGATGAAAGAATGCTTTTCTTCTCTAGAGGTGTGCTGGAAACTGTTAAAAAACTGGGATGGGCGCCAGATATTATCCACTGTAGTGGTTGGATGACCTCAATGTTGCCAATGTATTTGAAAGAGAACTTTAAAGATGATCCGATTTTTAAGAATACACAAATTGTATTTTCTGATTTAGAAGACGGATTTGACGGAAGTTTGAACAATAAACTAAAGAATAAAGTGTTATTTGATGGAGTAAGTGAAGCGTCTGCTGCGGGAATTGAAGAGCCTACTTTTGAAAACCTTCAGAAAAAGGGTATTGATTTTGCTGATGCCTTCATCAAAACAAAAAGTACTGATGCTGCCTTAACGGATTATGCAAACGAAAAAGGTCTATATGTAGCTGACCACGTGGAGAAAGACGCATTTAAAGAATTTTATAAGGAATTCTATGAGTCTATGCTAGAAAAGATTTGTTAG
- a CDS encoding cation transporter codes for MKRFFTYGMLATTLVFASCGSDNKKAADTQKEEVAPAMADLAIAIDGMTCAKGCALPIQKMLSETEGVQSAEVDFDKKAAFISYDKNKVTPAEITALFKDFKDGAYTASAATTDQIELRAKTLMADAKKKASEEASKLKKKAGDTKKRVGKKVTDNIERIEGKGKQAIETVKGNAKEVKGRATKAASNVSRNANQAATVIKGEAKKVEVKATEMKVNTEKVIKDSKINDRLGRR; via the coding sequence ATGAAAAGATTTTTTACATACGGAATGTTGGCTACCACTTTGGTATTCGCTTCATGTGGATCAGACAACAAAAAGGCTGCCGATACTCAAAAAGAAGAAGTAGCTCCTGCAATGGCTGATTTAGCTATTGCGATTGATGGAATGACTTGTGCAAAAGGATGTGCACTTCCTATTCAAAAAATGCTTAGTGAAACAGAAGGTGTTCAATCTGCAGAAGTAGATTTCGACAAAAAAGCAGCATTTATCTCTTATGACAAAAACAAAGTAACTCCAGCTGAAATTACTGCTTTATTTAAAGATTTTAAAGATGGTGCTTATACTGCTTCTGCTGCTACAACTGATCAAATTGAGCTAAGAGCTAAAACATTAATGGCTGACGCTAAGAAAAAAGCATCAGAAGAAGCTTCGAAATTAAAGAAGAAAGCGGGTGATACTAAAAAGAGAGTAGGAAAAAAAGTTACTGACAATATTGAACGTATTGAAGGTAAAGGTAAACAAGCTATTGAAACGGTAAAAGGAAACGCTAAAGAAGTAAAAGGAAGAGCAACTAAAGCTGCAAGTAACGTTAGCAGAAATGCAAACCAAGCTGCCACTGTAATTAAAGGTGAAGCTAAAAAAGTAGAGGTAAAAGCTACAGAAATGAAGGTAAATACAGAAAAAGTTATTAAAGACAGTAAGATAAACGATCGTCTTGGAAGAAGATAA
- a CDS encoding DUF4270 domain-containing protein encodes MRITSFLIALLTISLIQSCTKEEDLVGDDLVDGSFFGSTSVDTLSIATSFDLVDSASTVNRKICILGAINDPVFGKTNSNLYTQLALSESKIDFGNATFDSLVLELPYLSHYGSQDAQQNFKVYRVSEKIDTTKKYSNENYLTSTELANISFKPQTTYQDGDQAKNNKLRIRLDNALGEEILKEKPDGALKDDASFYEFLKGIAIKSENNLSSGQGGLFQFDYKKIKMKLFFTESSNKKDSIDFVTSNGTNHLLEYQHDYQNSSIANKISKTNTPNLYIQGMAGIQTVLELPHFKNFADSLTNKTVINRALMEIHVKPDTNNGLVNHTELQFLLRENENETEIYTVPLDGQKVSYDSKKGIYSIPLTRTIQQWLQKGKAEKVYLRTHSVTSIRRTILEGVTSTEEEKRVKLIIMYSEQK; translated from the coding sequence ATGAGAATAACATCATTTTTAATAGCACTTTTAACCATTAGTCTAATTCAATCTTGTACTAAAGAAGAAGATTTAGTAGGAGATGATTTAGTAGATGGAAGCTTTTTTGGAAGTACAAGCGTAGATACATTATCAATAGCTACCAGTTTTGATTTAGTTGATTCTGCGAGTACTGTTAATCGAAAAATATGCATCCTAGGTGCCATCAATGATCCCGTTTTTGGTAAAACAAATTCAAATCTTTATACGCAATTGGCTTTATCTGAGTCGAAAATTGATTTTGGTAATGCCACTTTTGATTCCTTAGTACTTGAGCTCCCATATTTAAGTCATTATGGATCACAAGATGCTCAACAAAATTTTAAAGTATATAGAGTATCTGAGAAGATTGATACGACAAAAAAGTATTCCAATGAAAATTATCTTACCAGTACCGAGTTGGCAAATATTAGCTTTAAACCACAGACAACTTACCAAGATGGAGATCAGGCAAAGAATAACAAGCTAAGAATAAGATTAGACAATGCACTTGGTGAAGAGATCCTAAAAGAAAAGCCAGACGGAGCGCTTAAAGATGATGCCAGTTTTTATGAATTCCTAAAGGGAATCGCTATAAAATCAGAAAATAATTTGAGCTCAGGACAGGGTGGACTTTTTCAATTTGATTATAAGAAAATAAAAATGAAGCTCTTTTTTACAGAGTCTTCAAACAAGAAAGATAGTATAGATTTTGTAACTTCCAATGGTACCAATCACCTTTTGGAATATCAACACGATTATCAAAATTCAAGTATTGCAAACAAAATTTCTAAAACCAATACTCCAAACTTATATATCCAGGGAATGGCAGGGATTCAAACAGTATTGGAGTTACCACATTTTAAGAATTTTGCTGATAGCCTTACGAATAAAACAGTAATCAATAGAGCCTTGATGGAAATTCATGTGAAACCAGATACCAATAATGGATTGGTAAATCACACTGAATTACAATTCCTATTGAGAGAAAACGAAAACGAGACAGAAATTTACACAGTCCCATTAGATGGGCAAAAAGTAAGCTATGACTCAAAAAAAGGAATTTATTCAATACCCCTCACTCGTACAATACAACAATGGTTACAGAAAGGAAAAGCAGAAAAAGTGTATCTTCGAACACATTCTGTAACTTCTATCCGAAGAACCATCTTGGAAGGAGTGACCAGTACAGAAGAAGAGAAAAGAGTAAAACTAATAATCATGTACTCTGAACAAAAATAA
- a CDS encoding aminopeptidase translates to MKKILLSALLLSTSWAWSQEKLELKDDSKYQFTEIVNNEATPVQNQGRTGTCWSFSALSFFESEIIKKGKGQHVLSEMWIVRHTYFEKAIQYVRMHGKSNFGEGGAFHDVAPIIEKYGIVPEVAYHDMPIGEGGKRNHSELSNILQSTLDGLIKSKKLSQNWKVAVNGILDAYFGTRPEEFVVNGKTYTPHSYAQYLGIQENQFIGLTSYTHHPFYEPFVLEVPDNWSGGLYLNIPIEDMMEILDEALKNGYTVAWASDVSEKGFSYRHGLALMPEDGVTIKKKGKDNKNFSDAGSSKISTIFDQPSPEKTITQEMRQKAFDNYETTDDHGMHITGIAKDQKGNKYYIVKNSWGTNNPYKGYFYASEAFVKYKTMDILISKEAINKKMKKKLKI, encoded by the coding sequence ATGAAAAAAATACTATTATCTGCTCTTTTGCTTTCTACGAGCTGGGCATGGTCTCAAGAAAAATTAGAATTAAAAGATGATTCTAAATATCAATTTACAGAGATTGTAAACAATGAAGCAACTCCTGTTCAAAATCAAGGTAGAACGGGAACTTGTTGGAGTTTTTCAGCACTATCTTTTTTTGAATCTGAAATTATCAAAAAAGGTAAAGGACAACATGTGCTTTCAGAAATGTGGATTGTACGACATACTTACTTTGAAAAAGCCATTCAGTATGTGAGAATGCATGGGAAAAGCAATTTTGGAGAAGGAGGAGCTTTTCATGATGTAGCACCTATTATAGAAAAGTATGGAATAGTGCCCGAAGTAGCTTATCATGATATGCCTATTGGAGAAGGAGGGAAAAGGAATCACTCAGAACTCAGTAATATTCTACAATCTACTTTAGATGGACTCATAAAATCTAAAAAGCTTAGTCAAAACTGGAAAGTAGCTGTAAACGGTATCTTAGATGCCTATTTCGGAACAAGACCAGAAGAATTTGTGGTAAATGGAAAAACTTATACTCCGCATAGCTATGCACAGTATCTAGGGATTCAAGAGAATCAATTTATAGGACTTACTTCGTATACTCACCATCCTTTTTATGAGCCATTTGTACTAGAAGTACCAGATAACTGGTCTGGAGGTTTATATCTTAATATCCCTATTGAGGATATGATGGAAATATTAGATGAGGCTTTAAAGAATGGATACACGGTAGCATGGGCAAGTGATGTTTCTGAAAAAGGATTTTCTTATAGACACGGTTTAGCACTAATGCCTGAAGACGGTGTTACAATAAAGAAAAAAGGTAAAGACAACAAGAATTTCTCAGATGCAGGATCTTCAAAAATTTCAACCATCTTTGATCAGCCTTCGCCTGAGAAAACAATAACTCAAGAAATGCGTCAAAAAGCATTTGATAATTATGAGACAACTGATGATCATGGAATGCATATAACAGGTATTGCTAAAGATCAAAAGGGAAACAAATATTATATTGTAAAAAACTCATGGGGAACAAATAATCCTTATAAAGGTTACTTTTACGCATCAGAGGCATTTGTAAAGTACAAAACGATGGATATATTGATTAGTAAAGAAGCAATCAATAAAAAAATGAAGAAAAAACTGAAGATCTAA